Proteins encoded in a region of the Streptomyces violaceoruber genome:
- a CDS encoding DUF485 domain-containing protein translates to MQSSNDPPRGAGGGPECAADHRAVPGRTYVETGQGAGYDGPRYDDPWYDALASGWGESAGPAAPGPTVPPMRRSAPAEPPRAAADVYLEVQRSAAFQEVRSRYRRFVVPAVAGFFLWYVAYVVAATSAPALMARPVAGAVNVAMVAGLGQFLTTFLLTWAYARHARLRRDRAALELRWDTQELTRGVRGDAS, encoded by the coding sequence ATGCAGTCAAGCAACGATCCGCCCCGCGGCGCCGGGGGCGGTCCGGAATGCGCGGCCGACCACCGCGCCGTGCCGGGCAGGACCTACGTCGAGACGGGCCAGGGGGCGGGGTACGACGGCCCGCGGTACGACGACCCGTGGTACGACGCACTCGCCTCCGGCTGGGGCGAGTCGGCCGGTCCCGCGGCCCCCGGGCCGACGGTGCCACCGATGCGTCGGAGCGCACCGGCGGAGCCGCCCCGGGCCGCGGCCGACGTGTACCTGGAGGTCCAGCGCAGCGCGGCCTTCCAGGAGGTCCGCAGCCGGTACCGGAGGTTCGTGGTGCCGGCCGTCGCCGGCTTCTTCCTCTGGTACGTCGCCTACGTGGTGGCCGCCACGTCGGCGCCCGCCCTGATGGCCCGGCCGGTGGCCGGTGCGGTGAACGTGGCGATGGTCGCGGGACTCGGGCAGTTCCTCACCACGTTCCTGCTCACCTGGGCCTACGCCCGCCACGCCCGGCTGCGCAGGGACCGGGCCGCGCTCGAACTGCGCTGGGACACCCAGGAGCTGACGCGCGGAGTGCGAGGGGATGCGTCATGA
- a CDS encoding DUF7455 domain-containing protein codes for MTTVLTPASPLTAADRCDRCGAQAYLRVVLLSGGELLFCAHHGRKFEPELKKIAAEIQDETERLTTAPASSAEEER; via the coding sequence GTGACTACTGTTCTGACTCCCGCAAGCCCGCTTACGGCCGCCGATCGTTGCGACCGCTGCGGCGCCCAGGCATATCTGCGCGTCGTCCTGCTGAGCGGCGGAGAACTGCTCTTCTGCGCCCACCACGGTCGCAAGTTCGAGCCGGAACTCAAGAAGATCGCCGCTGAGATACAGGACGAGACGGAGCGGCTGACGACCGCTCCGGCATCTTCCGCCGAGGAAGAGCGCTGA
- a CDS encoding response regulator, with the protein MSEEPGRRPARVVVVDDQTVVREGIVMLLGLLPGVDVVGAAGDGEEAVRVVAELAPDVVLMDLRMPRCDGVEATRRIRSEHPGTQVVVLTTYADDESLFPALHAGARGYLTKDAGGDEIVRAVHSVLSGDAGLAPSIQRRLLEWLSESEPRPTGPPEPPDGLTTRETEVLVLIAEGLTNHQIASRLRVSTATVKTHINNLFAKTGLKDRAQAVRYAYGKGLVRPPGR; encoded by the coding sequence ATGAGTGAGGAGCCCGGAAGGAGGCCCGCGCGGGTGGTGGTCGTGGACGACCAGACCGTGGTGCGTGAGGGGATCGTGATGCTGCTCGGGCTCCTGCCCGGCGTGGACGTGGTGGGCGCCGCCGGTGACGGCGAGGAGGCGGTCCGGGTCGTCGCCGAACTCGCTCCGGACGTCGTGCTCATGGACCTGCGCATGCCCAGGTGCGACGGGGTGGAGGCCACCCGCCGGATCCGGTCCGAGCACCCCGGGACGCAGGTCGTCGTCCTCACGACGTACGCGGACGACGAATCGCTGTTCCCGGCGTTGCACGCGGGGGCGCGTGGCTATCTCACCAAGGACGCGGGCGGGGACGAGATCGTCCGGGCGGTGCACAGCGTCCTGTCCGGAGACGCGGGACTGGCGCCGAGCATCCAGCGACGCCTGCTGGAGTGGCTGTCCGAGTCCGAGCCGCGGCCGACCGGACCGCCCGAGCCCCCGGACGGGCTCACCACCCGGGAGACCGAGGTGCTGGTCCTCATCGCCGAGGGGCTCACCAACCACCAGATCGCGAGCAGACTGCGGGTCTCCACGGCCACGGTGAAGACCCACATCAACAACCTGTTCGCCAAGACGGGTCTCAAGGACCGTGCACAGGCGGTGCGTTACGCCTATGGGAAGGGGCTGGTGCGGCCACCAGGGAGATGA
- a CDS encoding solute symporter family protein, giving the protein MTGDHQTLALLLFSTFVAVTLGITTWVGRRRQGSAEEFYAGGRLFSPMENGFAISGDYMSAASFLGISGLIALNGYDGMLYSVGFLVAWLVVLFLVAELVRNCGRFTLADVVAARMRERPVRIAAGTSSVTVSVLYLVAQMVGAGSLVALLLGGTSEAARTWTVIGVGALMVIYVSLGGMRATTWIQIVKAVLLLGGTVALTALVLVRFHGDVDRLLRTAAERSGHGEAFLAPGLAYGGDWVARFDFISLGLALVLGTAGLPHILSRFYTVPTARAARRSVVWSIGLIGGFYLMTIVLGFGAAALVGPDAVRASNAAGNTAVPLLALDLGGGAHSTGGTVLFAVVAAVAFATILAVVAGITLASSASVAHDLYASLRRRHSKPRSEVAVARVAAVGIGAVAIGLGLLARDLNVAFLVGLAFAVAASANLPVLLYSLFWRDFTTRGAVWAVYGGLVPSVVLVLLSPVVSGSPQSLFPGLDFQYFPLQNPGLVSIPLGFVAGWLGTVTSPEVPDEARHAETEVRSLTGAGAV; this is encoded by the coding sequence ATGACGGGCGATCACCAGACGCTGGCCCTGCTGCTGTTCAGCACGTTCGTCGCCGTCACACTCGGGATCACCACCTGGGTGGGCCGCCGCCGGCAGGGATCCGCCGAGGAGTTCTACGCCGGAGGGCGCCTCTTCTCGCCGATGGAGAATGGTTTTGCCATCTCCGGCGACTACATGTCGGCCGCATCCTTCCTCGGCATCTCGGGGCTCATCGCGCTCAACGGCTACGACGGCATGCTCTACTCGGTGGGATTCCTGGTGGCCTGGCTCGTGGTCCTGTTCCTCGTCGCCGAACTGGTCCGCAACTGCGGACGGTTCACCCTCGCCGACGTCGTGGCCGCCCGGATGAGGGAGCGTCCGGTGCGCATCGCGGCGGGGACCTCCTCGGTCACCGTCTCCGTCCTGTACCTGGTGGCACAGATGGTGGGCGCGGGCAGCCTGGTCGCACTGCTGCTGGGCGGGACGAGCGAGGCGGCGCGGACGTGGACCGTCATCGGCGTCGGCGCCCTCATGGTGATCTACGTGTCGCTGGGCGGGATGCGCGCCACCACCTGGATCCAGATCGTGAAGGCGGTCCTGCTGCTCGGCGGCACCGTGGCGCTGACCGCGCTCGTCCTGGTGCGCTTCCACGGCGACGTCGACCGGCTGCTGCGCACGGCGGCCGAGCGCAGCGGCCACGGTGAGGCGTTCCTCGCGCCCGGCCTGGCCTACGGCGGGGACTGGGTCGCCCGCTTCGACTTCATCAGCCTGGGACTCGCCCTGGTCCTGGGTACGGCCGGGCTGCCGCACATCCTGTCCCGCTTCTACACCGTGCCCACCGCGCGGGCGGCGAGGCGGTCCGTGGTCTGGTCGATCGGTCTCATCGGCGGCTTCTACCTGATGACGATCGTGCTGGGATTCGGTGCCGCCGCCCTGGTCGGGCCGGACGCCGTGCGTGCGTCCAACGCCGCCGGGAACACGGCGGTGCCGCTGCTCGCCCTCGATCTGGGCGGCGGCGCGCATTCCACCGGCGGGACGGTCCTGTTCGCCGTCGTCGCCGCCGTCGCGTTCGCCACCATCCTCGCGGTGGTGGCCGGCATCACCCTGGCGTCCTCGGCGTCCGTGGCCCACGACCTGTACGCGTCCTTGCGGCGCCGCCACTCCAAGCCGCGCAGCGAGGTCGCCGTGGCGCGGGTCGCCGCCGTCGGCATCGGCGCCGTCGCGATCGGGCTCGGGCTGCTCGCCCGCGACCTCAACGTCGCTTTCCTGGTGGGCCTCGCCTTCGCCGTGGCGGCCTCCGCCAACCTGCCGGTGCTGCTCTACTCGCTGTTCTGGCGCGACTTCACCACGCGCGGCGCGGTCTGGGCGGTCTACGGCGGTCTGGTGCCGTCCGTGGTGCTCGTGCTGCTGTCCCCGGTGGTCTCCGGCAGCCCGCAGTCGCTCTTCCCGGGCCTGGACTTCCAGTACTTCCCGTTGCAGAACCCGGGCCTCGTCTCGATCCCGCTCGGCTTCGTCGCCGGCTGGCTGGGCACGGTGACCTCCCCGGAGGTCCCGGACGAGGCCAGGCACGCCGAGACCGAGGTGCGGTCGCTGACCGGGGCGGGGGCCGTGTAG
- a CDS encoding DUF1453 domain-containing protein codes for MSGLFDALVVTAVAGLVITRQFRASRIDTGRRRWVLPVVLGIVALREPGMIDAHHQTAALLLCAAEVIVGLLTGAGWAWTTRIWAEADGAVWSRGTRASVAVWAVGIALRAGLYGIGAVLGVRQDGSALLFGLAVTLLVRSGVLAWRVQGPRPAGAPGPAYRDAVPRPTWKEPA; via the coding sequence ATGTCCGGGCTCTTCGACGCGTTGGTCGTCACGGCGGTGGCCGGCCTGGTGATCACCCGGCAGTTCCGCGCGAGCCGGATCGACACCGGCCGACGCCGGTGGGTGCTGCCCGTGGTGCTGGGCATCGTCGCGCTGCGCGAACCGGGCATGATCGACGCCCACCACCAGACGGCCGCCCTGCTGCTGTGCGCCGCCGAGGTGATCGTCGGTCTGCTCACCGGCGCAGGGTGGGCCTGGACCACCCGGATATGGGCCGAGGCCGACGGCGCGGTGTGGAGCAGGGGCACCAGGGCGAGCGTCGCCGTGTGGGCCGTCGGAATCGCGCTGCGCGCCGGCCTCTACGGGATCGGTGCGGTCCTGGGAGTGCGACAGGACGGCTCCGCCCTGCTGTTCGGCCTGGCGGTGACCCTGCTGGTCCGGTCCGGCGTTCTGGCCTGGCGCGTTCAGGGCCCACGCCCCGCCGGAGCACCCGGCCCCGCGTACCGTGACGCCGTGCCCCGGCCCACCTGGAAGGAGCCCGCGTGA
- a CDS encoding sensor histidine kinase, translated as MTENIWTRWPSREALLPESVSRPRRLLTGAVRLVVFGMLLWGAFTSSRLHGWGSAAAAAGLVAAVCVAWAFFRTTLAHRLWPSLALVVLLLAIAVAARSVGFGVPALVIWCGCAVVALERLPIAAALPVASVALAFYAAVGDDAWLTTVATAVGLVLAGYVLRLDAEARGSAQRLLTQERAARAAEAETAALAERARIAREIHDVLAHSLSAQMVHLEAARLLIERDADRQQILDRVVAARGMARDGLAETRQALSALRGDLTPLEEFLAQLVETAGGTAEVTITGERRPLPAEASQAVRRVAQEALTNARRHAPGAGVRVRLDYAAREVVLDVRDSGGPHGEDTGTGGGYGLLGMRERAELLGGSLRAGPGEEGFVVTLKVPV; from the coding sequence GTGACGGAGAACATCTGGACGAGGTGGCCTTCCAGGGAGGCGCTCCTGCCCGAGAGCGTCTCCCGGCCCCGCCGCCTGCTCACCGGGGCGGTGCGCCTGGTGGTGTTCGGGATGCTGCTGTGGGGTGCGTTCACCAGCAGCCGTCTGCACGGGTGGGGATCGGCCGCGGCGGCCGCCGGCCTCGTGGCCGCCGTGTGCGTGGCATGGGCCTTCTTCCGGACCACGCTCGCGCACCGGTTGTGGCCGTCCCTGGCACTCGTCGTCCTCCTGCTCGCGATCGCGGTGGCCGCCCGGTCCGTCGGCTTCGGTGTGCCCGCACTGGTCATCTGGTGCGGCTGCGCCGTCGTGGCCCTGGAACGGTTGCCCATCGCCGCCGCGCTGCCCGTGGCCTCGGTCGCGCTGGCCTTCTACGCCGCGGTCGGCGACGACGCGTGGCTGACCACGGTGGCGACGGCGGTCGGACTGGTGCTCGCCGGATACGTCCTGCGACTCGACGCCGAGGCACGGGGGAGCGCGCAGCGGCTGCTGACCCAGGAGCGGGCCGCCCGGGCGGCCGAGGCGGAGACCGCGGCACTCGCGGAGCGGGCCCGTATCGCGCGGGAGATCCACGACGTGCTGGCGCACAGCCTCTCGGCGCAGATGGTGCACCTGGAGGCGGCCCGACTGCTCATCGAGCGGGACGCGGACCGGCAGCAGATCCTGGACCGGGTGGTGGCGGCGCGGGGGATGGCCCGCGACGGACTCGCCGAGACCCGGCAGGCGCTGTCCGCGCTGCGCGGCGACCTGACGCCGCTGGAGGAGTTCCTGGCCCAGCTCGTCGAGACGGCAGGCGGCACGGCAGAGGTCACCATTACGGGCGAACGCAGACCGCTGCCGGCCGAGGCGTCACAGGCCGTGCGCAGGGTGGCCCAGGAGGCGCTGACGAACGCCCGCAGGCACGCCCCCGGCGCCGGCGTGCGGGTGCGGCTGGACTACGCCGCCCGCGAAGTGGTGCTGGACGTGCGGGATTCGGGGGGCCCGCACGGCGAAGACACCGGCACCGGAGGTGGGTACGGTCTGCTGGGCATGCGGGAGCGTGCCGAGCTGCTGGGCGGTTCGCTGCGGGCAGGGCCGGGCGAGGAGGGGTTCGTGGTGACGTTGAAGGTGCCCGTATGA
- a CDS encoding DNA gyrase/topoisomerase IV subunit B, whose translation MTAETSVPSTALLAGADRDGSNYTARHLLVLEGLEAVRKRPGMYIGSTDSRGLMHCLWEIIDNSVDEALGGYCDHIEVILHDDASVEVRDNGRGIPVDVEPKTGLSGVEVVMTKLHAGGKFGGGAYAASGGLHGVGASVVNALSARLDIEVDLGGHTHAISFRRGVPGTFAKAGPDAKFEAGSGLRKVKKVPKSRRGTRVRYWADRQIFLKDAKLSLDNLHQRARQTAFLVPGLTIVVRDEFGLGDGGSKGEESFRFDGGISEFCEFLAGDRPVCDVLRFSGQGSFKETVPVLDEDGQMTPSEVTRDLGVDVALRWGTGYDTTVRSFVNIIATPKGGTHVAGFEQAVAKTMNEVLRTKKMLRVAEDDIVKDDALEGLTAVVTVRLAEPQFEGQTKEVLGTSAARRIVNNVISRELKAFLTSTKRDAAQQARVVMEKAVAAARTRIAARQHKDAQRRKTALESSSLPAKLADCRSDDVDRSELFIVEGDSALGTAKLARNSEFQALLPIRGKILNVQKSSVTDMLKNAECGAIIQVIGAGSGRTFDIDAARYGKIIMMTDADVDGSHIRTLLLTLFHRYMRPMVEAGRVFAAVPPLHRIELVQPKKGQDKYVYTYSDRELRDKLMEFQSKNIRYKDSIQRYKGLGEMDADQLAETTMDPRRRTLRRINLTDLDSAEQVFDLLMGNDVAPRKEFISSSAATLDRSRIDA comes from the coding sequence GTGACCGCCGAGACATCCGTGCCGTCCACTGCGCTGCTGGCAGGAGCAGACCGGGACGGATCCAACTACACCGCGCGGCACCTGCTCGTCCTCGAGGGGCTCGAGGCCGTACGCAAGCGTCCGGGCATGTACATCGGATCGACCGACAGCCGTGGCCTGATGCACTGCCTGTGGGAGATCATCGACAACTCCGTCGACGAGGCCCTGGGTGGTTACTGCGACCACATCGAAGTGATCCTCCACGACGACGCCTCGGTCGAGGTCCGGGACAACGGCCGGGGCATCCCGGTCGACGTCGAGCCCAAGACCGGCCTGTCCGGCGTCGAGGTCGTCATGACCAAGCTGCACGCCGGCGGCAAGTTCGGCGGTGGCGCCTACGCCGCCTCCGGCGGCCTGCACGGTGTCGGCGCCTCCGTGGTGAACGCCCTGTCCGCCCGCCTGGACATCGAGGTCGACCTCGGGGGGCACACCCACGCCATCAGTTTCCGGCGCGGGGTCCCTGGGACGTTCGCGAAGGCCGGGCCGGACGCGAAGTTCGAGGCCGGGAGCGGGCTGCGCAAGGTGAAGAAGGTCCCCAAGAGCCGCAGGGGCACGCGCGTGCGGTACTGGGCGGACCGCCAGATCTTCCTCAAGGACGCGAAGCTCTCCCTGGACAACCTGCACCAGCGGGCCCGCCAGACCGCGTTCCTGGTGCCCGGACTGACCATCGTCGTCCGCGACGAGTTCGGTCTCGGTGACGGCGGCAGCAAGGGCGAGGAGTCGTTCCGCTTCGACGGGGGCATCAGCGAGTTCTGCGAGTTCCTGGCCGGCGACCGGCCTGTCTGCGACGTCCTGCGCTTCAGTGGGCAGGGCAGTTTCAAGGAGACGGTCCCGGTCCTGGACGAGGACGGTCAGATGACGCCCAGCGAGGTCACCCGCGACCTCGGTGTCGACGTCGCACTGCGCTGGGGCACCGGTTACGACACCACGGTCAGGTCGTTCGTCAACATCATCGCCACGCCCAAGGGCGGCACCCACGTCGCCGGCTTCGAGCAGGCCGTGGCCAAGACGATGAACGAGGTGCTGCGCACCAAGAAGATGCTGCGCGTCGCCGAGGACGACATCGTCAAGGACGACGCCCTGGAAGGGCTGACGGCGGTCGTCACCGTCCGCCTCGCCGAGCCGCAGTTCGAGGGCCAGACCAAGGAGGTCCTCGGCACCTCGGCGGCCCGCCGGATCGTGAACAACGTGATCAGCAGGGAACTGAAGGCGTTCCTCACCTCGACCAAGCGTGACGCGGCCCAGCAGGCCCGGGTGGTCATGGAGAAGGCCGTCGCCGCGGCCCGCACCCGTATCGCGGCGCGCCAGCACAAGGACGCCCAGCGCCGCAAGACGGCCCTGGAATCGTCGTCGCTGCCCGCGAAGCTCGCCGACTGCCGCAGCGACGACGTCGACCGCAGCGAGCTGTTCATCGTCGAGGGCGACTCCGCTCTGGGCACCGCCAAGCTCGCCCGCAACTCCGAGTTCCAGGCGCTGCTGCCGATCCGCGGCAAGATCCTCAACGTCCAGAAGTCCTCCGTGACGGACATGCTGAAGAACGCCGAGTGCGGGGCGATCATCCAGGTCATAGGAGCCGGGTCGGGCCGTACCTTCGACATCGACGCGGCCCGCTACGGCAAGATCATCATGATGACCGACGCCGACGTGGACGGTTCCCACATCCGCACCCTGCTGCTGACCCTCTTCCACCGCTACATGCGGCCCATGGTCGAGGCCGGCCGGGTGTTCGCCGCGGTGCCGCCGCTGCACCGCATCGAGCTGGTCCAGCCGAAGAAGGGCCAGGACAAGTACGTCTACACGTACTCGGACCGCGAGCTGCGCGACAAGCTCATGGAGTTCCAGAGCAAGAACATCCGGTACAAGGACTCCATCCAGCGCTACAAGGGCCTCGGCGAGATGGACGCCGACCAGCTGGCGGAGACCACCATGGACCCGCGCCGCCGGACCCTGCGCCGGATCAACCTGACCGACCTGGACTCCGCCGAGCAGGTCTTCGACCTGCTGATGGGCAACGACGTCGCACCCCGCAAGGAGTTCATCTCCAGCTCGGCGGCGACGCTGGACCGGTCGCGCATCGACGCCTGA